One part of the Caproiciproducens sp. CPB-2 genome encodes these proteins:
- a CDS encoding metal-sensing transcriptional repressor, whose protein sequence is MRKCMDCDNLHRRLNKILGQIKAIDKMVDEDVPCEEVLIQINAAKSALHKVGQVVLEGHLNHCVREGIEHGDAEKTIADFAKAVEHFSRMS, encoded by the coding sequence ATGCGCAAATGTATGGATTGCGATAATCTGCACAGGCGGCTGAACAAGATCTTGGGGCAAATCAAGGCCATCGACAAAATGGTGGATGAGGACGTCCCCTGTGAAGAGGTTCTGATCCAGATCAACGCCGCAAAAAGCGCCCTGCATAAGGTGGGGCAGGTCGTTCTGGAGGGCCATCTGAACCATTGCGTACGGGAGGGCATTGAGCACGGCGACGCGGAAAAGACCATCGCGGATTTCGCCAAGGCGGTGGAGCATTTTTCAAGGATGTCATAG
- a CDS encoding heavy metal translocating P-type ATPase, which produces MGIERSVHLALLKDKERRDVLFLCLSAPALIISFFHTGNLPVDAAWVAILLCGVPILKGALVGLITKFDIKADVLVSIALIASVLIGEIFAAGEVAFIMAIGGYLEERTVAKARAGIEKLVHLTPASARVIRDGKEENIPAEQVKIGDILRVLAGETIAVDGTILKGQTSIDQSVMTGESLPVDKGEGDEVFSGTVNQFGTFDMTARKVGEDSSLQRMIRLVESADAGKTKIVGIADRWATWIVVTALLAAVITWFATGEIIRSVTILVVFCPCALVLATPTAIMAGIGNVTKFGILVREGDALERLSQVQRIAFDKTGTLTYGKPAVTQIHSIDPALNDTALLELAAAAELRSEHPLGRAIVADYLHKHGTPPEQPEEFKMLAGRGVVIRYAGQDILAGNEALMAEHRIILPDELLRAEEKAKSDGCTVISLARNGNAVGMIALSDTLRSDAARTVEAIHRTGVQTVLLTGDAKPAAFHIAQAADIQDVRADCLPEKKLQEIHAYQEKGELVCMVGDGINDAPALKTAHVGIAMGGIGSDIAIDAADIVLVGDDIKEIPHLLQLAKKTMQTIKVNLTASMMLNFIAIALAITGILNPVVGALVHNVGSVAVIINSSLLLKWRKAE; this is translated from the coding sequence ATGGGTATAGAAAGGAGTGTTCACTTGGCTCTGTTAAAAGATAAGGAAAGACGGGACGTACTTTTCCTCTGCCTTTCCGCCCCCGCGCTGATCATCAGTTTTTTTCATACCGGCAATCTTCCGGTCGACGCGGCATGGGTGGCAATCCTGTTGTGCGGCGTCCCGATTCTGAAAGGAGCCCTTGTCGGGCTGATTACAAAGTTTGATATCAAAGCGGATGTTTTAGTGTCCATCGCCCTGATCGCATCCGTCTTGATTGGGGAAATCTTCGCGGCCGGCGAGGTGGCTTTCATTATGGCGATCGGCGGCTATCTGGAGGAACGGACCGTAGCCAAAGCCCGCGCGGGAATCGAGAAACTGGTTCATCTGACCCCCGCCTCCGCCCGAGTCATTCGGGACGGAAAGGAAGAGAATATCCCTGCGGAGCAGGTGAAAATCGGAGATATCCTGCGCGTCCTGGCCGGAGAAACCATTGCCGTGGACGGTACGATTCTGAAAGGACAGACCTCCATCGATCAGTCCGTCATGACGGGCGAATCCCTGCCGGTAGACAAGGGCGAGGGCGACGAGGTGTTCAGCGGGACGGTCAATCAGTTCGGCACCTTTGACATGACGGCGCGGAAGGTCGGAGAGGACAGCTCCCTGCAGCGCATGATCCGTCTGGTAGAATCCGCCGACGCCGGAAAAACAAAAATTGTCGGAATCGCAGACCGCTGGGCCACCTGGATCGTCGTGACCGCACTGCTGGCGGCTGTCATCACCTGGTTTGCCACCGGAGAGATCATCCGTTCCGTCACCATTCTGGTAGTGTTCTGCCCCTGTGCGCTGGTACTCGCCACCCCTACCGCGATCATGGCCGGAATCGGAAATGTGACGAAGTTCGGCATCCTTGTCCGGGAGGGGGACGCTCTGGAACGGCTGTCGCAGGTGCAGCGGATCGCCTTCGATAAAACCGGAACCCTGACCTACGGTAAGCCGGCGGTTACACAGATACATAGCATCGATCCCGCGCTGAATGATACGGCGCTTCTGGAACTGGCGGCCGCCGCGGAGCTGCGCTCGGAGCACCCGCTCGGCAGGGCAATCGTCGCGGACTACCTGCACAAGCACGGAACCCCTCCGGAACAGCCGGAGGAATTCAAAATGCTGGCCGGGCGCGGCGTAGTCATCCGTTACGCCGGGCAGGACATTCTTGCGGGAAACGAAGCGCTGATGGCGGAACACCGGATCATTCTTCCAGATGAGCTTCTGCGGGCGGAGGAAAAGGCAAAGTCGGACGGCTGTACCGTAATTTCCCTTGCGCGAAACGGAAACGCCGTTGGTATGATCGCCCTCTCCGATACCCTTCGTTCTGACGCCGCCCGGACGGTAGAGGCCATTCACCGGACCGGGGTCCAAACCGTTCTGCTGACCGGAGACGCAAAACCCGCTGCATTTCATATCGCCCAGGCCGCGGACATTCAGGATGTACGGGCGGATTGCCTGCCGGAGAAGAAGCTGCAGGAGATCCATGCGTATCAGGAAAAGGGCGAGCTGGTCTGCATGGTGGGAGACGGTATCAACGACGCCCCGGCGCTGAAAACCGCCCACGTGGGGATCGCCATGGGCGGCATTGGCAGCGACATTGCCATTGACGCGGCGGATATCGTGCTGGTCGGCGACGATATCAAGGAAATTCCTCACCTTTTACAGCTTGCGAAAAAGACAATGCAGACGATCAAAGTAAATCTCACTGCCTCCATGATGCTGAATTTCATTGCGATTGCCCTTGCCATCACCGGCATTCTGAATCCGGTGGTCGGCGCCCTGGTTCACAATGTCGGGTCAGTCGCCGTTATTATCAATTCTTCCCTGCTTTTAAAATGGAGAAAAGCGGAATAA
- a CDS encoding YibE/F family protein, with protein MYRQNRTAYLFVLILSILFLYGGNRIAEQHKLSIIVQSRDSELDDQVFAQVTAVNSTQPDQSDSTRKIVTFTAKITSGQNKGQMVQATQYSYIDNPTMPPAVSQNDKVVLGKLTQDQSTEWVFENYERIDQIILLSVILAALILIFGGKKGVHTVIALILTCLSVFYVFLPMILAGFNIYLCTVLVSVYVICVTFLLTGGMNRKSLAAALGCIGGVVFSGSIYLVFNHTMKLTGFYNDQSSRLMELFANQPLNLQAVVFAMVTIGALGATMDVAMSIASSLVEIKSNRGSRISRYILIKSGLTIGRDIMGTMMNTLILAYVGSSLVTLVIYAASDYPIMQLVNQEEIIVEFLQSLVGSLGMLLTIPCTTFISAMVWSEPGAPEPAAQNQRHSISPPVHKRIS; from the coding sequence ATGTACAGGCAGAACAGGACCGCTTATCTTTTTGTTTTGATTTTATCCATTTTGTTTCTTTACGGAGGCAACCGCATCGCGGAGCAGCATAAACTCAGCATTATCGTTCAGAGCAGGGATTCGGAATTGGACGATCAGGTCTTTGCTCAGGTCACGGCCGTAAACAGCACCCAGCCGGATCAAAGCGATTCCACAAGAAAAATCGTGACGTTTACTGCAAAAATCACAAGCGGACAAAACAAGGGTCAAATGGTACAGGCTACCCAATATTCCTATATCGATAATCCGACAATGCCCCCCGCGGTCAGTCAAAACGACAAAGTGGTCCTGGGAAAATTGACGCAGGACCAGAGTACGGAATGGGTGTTCGAAAACTATGAGAGAATAGACCAGATCATCCTTTTGTCCGTTATTCTGGCGGCGCTGATCCTGATTTTCGGCGGAAAAAAGGGAGTGCATACCGTCATTGCTTTGATTTTGACCTGCCTGTCCGTCTTTTATGTTTTTCTTCCGATGATTCTTGCGGGGTTCAATATCTACCTCTGTACGGTGCTGGTCAGCGTGTATGTCATTTGTGTGACGTTCCTGCTGACGGGCGGAATGAACCGGAAAAGCCTGGCCGCAGCGCTGGGCTGCATCGGAGGAGTCGTTTTCTCCGGAAGCATTTATTTGGTGTTCAACCATACCATGAAGCTGACCGGCTTTTACAACGATCAGTCTTCCCGGCTGATGGAGCTGTTTGCGAACCAGCCGCTCAATCTTCAGGCGGTCGTTTTCGCCATGGTCACCATCGGGGCGCTTGGCGCCACCATGGATGTGGCGATGTCCATTGCCTCTTCGCTGGTGGAAATAAAATCAAACAGAGGCAGCCGCATTTCGCGGTATATCCTGATAAAATCGGGCCTGACCATCGGGCGGGACATCATGGGGACCATGATGAATACGCTGATCCTGGCTTACGTCGGAAGCAGCCTGGTCACTCTCGTCATTTATGCCGCTTCCGATTATCCGATTATGCAGCTTGTGAATCAGGAGGAAATCATTGTTGAGTTCCTGCAGTCCTTAGTCGGCAGCCTCGGCATGCTTCTGACCATTCCGTGCACCACCTTTATCTCGGCAATGGTTTGGTCGGAACCGGGAGCGCCGGAGCCTGCGGCCCAAAATCAACGCCACAGTATCAGTCCCCCCGTGCATAAAAGGATATCTTGA
- a CDS encoding nitroreductase family protein translates to MRLENEVLKQLRERKSVRVFENREIPKDVKDEIIASAFEAPTAGNMMLYTIIDVTDGKSKEQLSVLCDHQPFIAKAPVVLIFAADYDRWYKMFSAAGLSPRKPGPGDLLLACSDALIAAQNSVTAAHSLGLGSCYIGDILENCEKVRELLSLPEYTLPAVMVVYGYPTQQQKERGKPGRFEKEHIVHTDSYREMQPEELLRMYGENGSRESIEAFCKRKYMSDFSLEMNRSVSEYLKNFMDR, encoded by the coding sequence ATGAGATTGGAAAATGAAGTTTTAAAACAGCTGCGGGAAAGAAAATCTGTGCGGGTTTTTGAGAACCGTGAAATTCCCAAGGACGTCAAAGACGAAATCATCGCCTCGGCGTTTGAGGCGCCTACGGCCGGAAACATGATGCTGTACACGATCATCGATGTGACGGACGGCAAGAGTAAGGAGCAGTTATCCGTCCTTTGCGATCATCAGCCGTTTATTGCCAAAGCCCCGGTCGTTCTAATTTTCGCGGCAGATTATGACAGGTGGTATAAAATGTTCAGCGCCGCGGGCTTGTCCCCCCGCAAGCCCGGACCCGGGGACCTGCTGCTCGCCTGCTCCGACGCCCTGATCGCCGCGCAGAATTCCGTAACGGCGGCTCATTCGCTGGGGCTTGGCTCCTGCTATATCGGGGATATTCTGGAAAACTGTGAAAAGGTCCGGGAGCTTCTCTCTTTGCCCGAATATACCCTCCCGGCTGTCATGGTGGTCTACGGATATCCCACTCAGCAGCAAAAGGAAAGGGGAAAACCCGGGCGCTTTGAAAAGGAGCATATTGTCCACACGGATTCGTACAGGGAAATGCAGCCGGAAGAACTGCTCCGTATGTACGGTGAGAATGGCTCGCGGGAGAGTATAGAGGCCTTCTGCAAAAGAAAATATATGTCCGATTTTTCACTGGAGATGAACCGGTCCGTTTCGGAGTATCTGAAAAATTTCATGGACCGCTGA
- a CDS encoding ABC transporter ATP-binding protein: MFRKIFALSEQGAKDLKKGIAASAAADISLMLPVGLLILTLQELLKPLFGGSSDTGKVWKYTAIAVGLLVVIFILHYIQYCNTYVSAYEESANRRVTLAEKLRMLPLSFFGQRDLSALTITLMGDCTELEHTFSHAVPQLFGSVISIALVGIGLFVMDWRMALATLIVLPAALAVTVGSKRIQNKWGTRKVDIKLAAADGVQECLETVRDIRACGREEEYLSALDRKLDRVISASIRSELITGVFVSSSQLILRLGFAITILVGANLLSQGRTDFLTYLIFLMTVSRLYDPLSVCLMHLAEIFNAQIQIRRMKELENHPVQAGSSRYDPDGYDIVFDHVGFSYNDGETVLDDVSFTAKQGEVTALIGPSGGGKSTAAKLAARFWDADRGKITVGGIDVTAVEPETLLKSFAIVFQDVVLFNDTILNNIRLGRKGATDQEVYAAARAANCDEFIRRFPDGYHTVIGENGSTLSGGERQRISIARALLKDAPVILLDEATASLDVENETQIQTAISRLVKDKTVLIIAHRMRTVAGADHLVALDNGVVAEQGKPEELMKRGKLYPRMVQLQRQSAEWTLK; the protein is encoded by the coding sequence ATGTTTCGTAAGATATTTGCCCTGAGCGAGCAGGGCGCCAAAGACCTGAAAAAGGGGATCGCCGCCAGCGCCGCGGCCGATATCAGCCTGATGCTGCCGGTCGGCCTGCTGATCCTGACCCTGCAGGAGCTCCTGAAACCGCTCTTCGGCGGCTCTTCCGATACCGGGAAGGTCTGGAAATACACGGCGATTGCCGTGGGGCTTCTGGTTGTTATTTTTATTCTGCATTACATTCAGTACTGCAACACCTATGTTTCCGCATACGAGGAAAGCGCGAACCGCCGGGTGACGCTTGCGGAAAAGCTGCGGATGCTGCCGCTCTCCTTTTTCGGACAGCGCGACCTGAGCGCGCTTACCATCACGCTGATGGGCGACTGTACGGAGCTGGAGCACACCTTTTCCCACGCGGTTCCCCAGCTGTTCGGGTCCGTTATTTCCATTGCGCTGGTGGGAATCGGGCTGTTCGTCATGGACTGGCGGATGGCGCTGGCTACTCTGATCGTCCTTCCCGCGGCGCTGGCCGTAACCGTCGGCAGCAAAAGGATTCAGAATAAATGGGGGACCAGGAAAGTCGACATCAAGCTGGCCGCCGCCGACGGCGTGCAGGAATGTCTGGAGACTGTCCGCGATATCCGCGCGTGCGGGCGGGAAGAGGAATACCTTTCGGCGCTTGACCGGAAACTGGACAGGGTCATTTCGGCGTCCATCCGTTCGGAGCTGATAACGGGTGTTTTTGTTTCTTCCTCCCAGCTGATTCTGCGGCTTGGATTCGCCATCACTATTTTAGTGGGGGCCAACCTGCTTTCGCAGGGACGGACCGATTTTCTGACTTACCTGATCTTTTTAATGACGGTTTCCCGTCTGTATGATCCCCTGTCCGTCTGCCTGATGCATCTGGCTGAAATATTCAATGCGCAGATCCAGATACGGCGCATGAAGGAGCTGGAAAATCATCCGGTTCAGGCCGGAAGCAGCCGGTACGACCCCGATGGGTACGATATCGTGTTCGATCATGTCGGATTTTCCTACAACGACGGCGAAACGGTTCTTGACGACGTATCGTTTACGGCGAAGCAGGGGGAGGTTACGGCCCTGATCGGCCCTTCGGGCGGCGGAAAGAGCACGGCTGCCAAGCTGGCGGCCCGGTTCTGGGACGCGGACCGCGGGAAAATAACGGTCGGCGGCATCGATGTGACCGCGGTGGAGCCGGAAACGCTTCTGAAAAGCTTTGCCATCGTCTTTCAGGATGTGGTGCTGTTCAACGATACGATCCTCAACAATATCCGTCTGGGGCGGAAGGGCGCGACGGATCAGGAGGTGTACGCCGCGGCCAGAGCCGCCAACTGCGACGAGTTTATCCGCCGCTTCCCCGACGGGTACCATACCGTAATCGGGGAAAACGGCTCCACCCTTTCCGGCGGGGAACGCCAGCGCATCTCCATTGCGCGCGCGCTGTTGAAGGACGCGCCGGTCATCCTGCTGGACGAGGCGACCGCCTCCCTTGACGTGGAAAACGAAACCCAGATCCAGACCGCGATTTCACGTCTGGTCAAGGACAAAACCGTGCTGATTATCGCACACAGGATGCGGACCGTCGCGGGCGCGGACCATCTGGTCGCGCTGGACAACGGCGTCGTGGCCGAACAGGGAAAGCCGGAGGAGCTGATGAAGCGCGGAAAGCTTTATCCCCGGATGGTTCAGCTGCAGCGGCAAAGCGCGGAGTGGACTCTAAAATAG
- a CDS encoding ABC transporter ATP-binding protein produces the protein MHKQKTGIPRLLEFAGKYKALVVTACVLSGISSVFMLLPFVCIWLCVREVLRAAPDMSALNGGSLALYGWWAVAAFAVGFVLYFAALMCSHLAAFHTARNMKSQALRHLVTLPLGFFSLNSSGKLRKIIDENSGQTETFLAHQIPDLSGTVVTAVTMLVLLFVFDWRLGLICLIPMAAGFVIQMKMMTGESMNFMKVYQDSLEEMNNEAVEYVRGVPVVKVFQQTVYSFKSFYSSIMKYKKYVSAYALSFKKAMTAFTTILNGTFFLLIPAGFLFAVYAPDIRLFLQNYIFYLLFTPACSAMINKIMYMASYKMIAEESVRRIDSLLQEKPLPKPDMPKMPSGSQIEFSHVSFTYSGSEIPALSDVSFTVPAGSTVALVGPSGGGKTTAASLLPRFWDVNAGSIRIGGTDVRDIDPDVLMRQIAFVFQDSRLFKDTVFNNIRAAKPDAAAAEVERAARAAQCGDILEKLPQGLQTVIGTRGIYLSGGEQQRIALARAILKDAPIIVLDEATAFADPENEHKIQVAFEKLTKGKTVLMIAHRLSTVKNADEILVLSNGTIEEKGRHEELLKNDGIYASLWRDYQSSVSWSVGKEVSYVS, from the coding sequence ATGCATAAGCAAAAAACGGGGATTCCACGGCTGCTTGAGTTTGCGGGAAAGTACAAAGCTCTTGTTGTGACGGCCTGTGTCCTGTCGGGAATCAGTTCGGTATTTATGCTGCTGCCGTTCGTCTGCATTTGGTTATGTGTCCGGGAGGTTCTGCGTGCGGCTCCGGACATGTCCGCGCTCAACGGCGGCAGCCTTGCCCTGTACGGATGGTGGGCGGTAGCCGCTTTCGCGGTGGGCTTCGTTCTCTATTTTGCGGCGCTGATGTGCTCCCATCTTGCGGCGTTCCATACGGCCAGAAATATGAAATCACAGGCCCTGCGGCATCTGGTCACGCTTCCGCTGGGCTTTTTTTCGCTGAACAGCAGCGGAAAGCTGAGGAAAATCATCGATGAAAACTCCGGTCAGACCGAAACGTTTCTGGCGCATCAGATTCCCGACCTGAGCGGGACTGTTGTAACGGCGGTGACCATGCTGGTCCTGCTGTTCGTATTTGACTGGCGGCTCGGCCTTATCTGCCTGATTCCTATGGCCGCCGGATTTGTGATCCAGATGAAAATGATGACCGGGGAATCCATGAATTTTATGAAAGTGTATCAGGATTCTCTGGAGGAGATGAACAATGAGGCGGTGGAATACGTCCGCGGGGTGCCCGTTGTAAAGGTGTTCCAGCAGACCGTCTATTCCTTCAAGAGCTTCTACAGCTCTATCATGAAGTATAAAAAATACGTCTCCGCTTACGCTCTTTCCTTTAAGAAAGCGATGACCGCTTTTACCACCATCCTGAACGGAACCTTTTTCCTTCTGATTCCGGCGGGATTCCTTTTCGCCGTGTATGCGCCGGACATCCGCCTGTTTCTGCAGAACTATATTTTCTATCTCCTGTTTACTCCGGCCTGTTCCGCCATGATCAATAAGATCATGTATATGGCCAGTTATAAAATGATTGCGGAGGAATCGGTGCGCCGCATTGATTCCCTGCTGCAGGAAAAGCCGCTCCCGAAACCGGACATGCCGAAAATGCCTTCCGGGTCGCAGATCGAATTTTCCCATGTTTCCTTCACCTATTCCGGTTCGGAAATCCCGGCTCTGAGCGACGTCAGTTTTACCGTCCCGGCGGGCTCCACGGTTGCGCTGGTGGGCCCTTCCGGCGGCGGGAAAACCACGGCTGCCAGCCTGCTGCCCCGTTTTTGGGATGTGAACGCCGGAAGCATCAGAATCGGCGGAACAGACGTGCGGGACATCGATCCGGATGTGCTGATGAGGCAGATCGCGTTTGTCTTTCAGGACTCCCGTCTGTTTAAGGATACCGTTTTTAACAATATCCGCGCGGCGAAGCCGGACGCCGCTGCGGCGGAGGTGGAAAGGGCCGCTCGGGCGGCCCAGTGCGGCGATATTCTCGAAAAACTGCCGCAGGGCCTGCAGACAGTGATCGGGACCAGGGGCATTTACCTGTCCGGCGGCGAACAGCAGCGGATCGCTCTGGCACGCGCGATCTTAAAGGACGCGCCGATTATCGTTCTGGACGAAGCCACCGCTTTTGCCGACCCGGAAAACGAGCATAAGATTCAGGTGGCCTTTGAAAAGCTGACGAAGGGAAAAACGGTGCTGATGATCGCGCACCGGCTTTCCACGGTGAAAAATGCGGACGAAATTCTGGTGCTGTCCAACGGCACAATCGAGGAAAAGGGCCGGCACGAAGAGCTTCTCAAAAACGACGGAATTTACGCTTCGCTGTGGCGCGACTATCAGAGCTCCGTTTCCTGGAGCGTCGGCAAGGAGGTTTCCTATGTTTCGTAA
- a CDS encoding helix-turn-helix domain-containing protein, whose amino-acid sequence MMEINHCRRGRFECEFRRGAYAYMGEGDLAVNMLENAASGNCFPLKMYQGVSVFMDLWAAGKYFEAQLSGFQIHLGGLREKLCPENRCFVLKSPERIQRIFDEIYRADWETQAGYLRLKTLELLLLLEDLPSSPYETVPYYDANQVRKVKHIRDHLTRSLEKNITLAQLAREHGISLTGLKNCFKSIYGKGASAYRREYRIQTAAELLRDRELTVAEIAGRVGYENPSKFSSAFKEIMGMSPSEYRNK is encoded by the coding sequence ATGATGGAGATCAATCACTGCCGGAGGGGCCGCTTTGAGTGTGAATTCAGGCGCGGCGCCTATGCCTATATGGGAGAAGGGGACCTCGCGGTCAATATGCTGGAAAACGCCGCCAGCGGCAACTGTTTTCCCCTTAAAATGTATCAGGGCGTCTCCGTCTTTATGGACCTTTGGGCCGCCGGGAAATATTTTGAAGCACAGCTCTCCGGCTTCCAGATTCATCTGGGCGGACTGCGCGAAAAGCTCTGTCCAGAAAACCGGTGCTTTGTTCTGAAATCCCCGGAACGGATACAGCGGATTTTTGACGAAATCTATCGGGCAGACTGGGAAACACAGGCGGGATATCTGCGGCTGAAAACGCTGGAACTGCTTCTCCTGCTGGAAGATTTGCCGTCCTCTCCTTATGAGACAGTCCCTTATTATGACGCGAATCAGGTGCGGAAGGTAAAGCATATCCGGGATCACCTGACGCGCTCCCTCGAAAAGAACATCACGCTGGCACAGCTGGCACGGGAGCACGGAATCAGCCTGACGGGCTTAAAAAACTGTTTCAAATCCATTTACGGAAAGGGCGCTTCGGCTTACCGGCGGGAATACCGCATTCAGACCGCCGCAGAACTGTTGCGCGACAGGGAGCTTACCGTAGCGGAAATCGCGGGCCGGGTGGGGTACGAGAACCCCAGCAAGTTTTCATCCGCCTTTAAGGAAATCATGGGGATGAGCCCCTCGGAATACCGCAATAAATAG
- a CDS encoding LysR family transcriptional regulator has translation MTLRHFKIFVAVCDTMNMTTAAETLFISQPAVSQAIAELENHYGVRLFERLSRKLYLTQAGRKLLGYARHMIRMNAEAENDMRALCHSETVRLGASVTVGAHVLPEAVSRFRKINPAVKMEVVEDNTAKIEDLILKDAVDLGLVEGETVSPDIVSRAFMDDELVLVCSPRHRFAACGEVDPRELGTENFIIREKGSGTRKTFEDKMAENGFPWEAAWTCNNADTIKNAVAAGLGVSVISARAVRNEVKSGLLCRRDVKGIRFRRRFKLIYHKNKYLTQAMRDFMSMLEQGPEL, from the coding sequence ATGACGTTAAGGCATTTTAAAATCTTTGTCGCGGTCTGCGACACCATGAATATGACAACGGCGGCGGAAACGCTTTTTATCTCTCAGCCCGCGGTGAGCCAGGCGATTGCGGAACTGGAAAACCACTACGGGGTCCGGCTTTTTGAACGCCTGTCGCGAAAGCTTTATCTTACGCAGGCCGGGCGGAAGCTTTTGGGCTATGCGCGCCATATGATACGCATGAACGCCGAAGCGGAAAACGATATGAGGGCTCTTTGTCACAGCGAAACCGTCCGCCTCGGCGCAAGCGTTACCGTCGGCGCCCATGTCCTGCCGGAAGCCGTTTCAAGGTTCCGGAAAATCAATCCGGCGGTAAAGATGGAAGTGGTCGAGGACAATACGGCGAAAATAGAGGACCTGATTCTGAAGGACGCCGTTGACCTTGGACTGGTGGAGGGCGAAACCGTTTCTCCGGACATTGTCAGCCGCGCCTTTATGGACGACGAGCTGGTTCTGGTCTGCTCTCCCCGTCACCGTTTTGCCGCCTGCGGCGAAGTCGATCCGCGGGAACTGGGGACGGAAAATTTTATCATCAGGGAAAAAGGAAGCGGAACCCGGAAAACCTTTGAGGATAAAATGGCCGAAAACGGATTTCCCTGGGAAGCCGCCTGGACCTGCAACAACGCGGATACCATTAAAAACGCCGTGGCGGCGGGACTGGGCGTTTCCGTCATCTCCGCGCGGGCAGTCCGGAATGAAGTGAAATCCGGATTGCTGTGCCGCAGGGATGTGAAAGGCATCCGCTTCCGGAGGCGGTTTAAACTGATTTATCATAAAAACAAGTATCTGACACAGGCCATGAGGGACTTTATGTCGATGCTGGAGCAGGGGCCGGAACTATAG
- a CDS encoding YeiH family protein, which produces MKTLLKKLPGIALTAVIAIPAWLIGKIIPVVGSPVLGILFGMLLAFWKRPQQFNDGIGYTSKKLLQYSIILLGFEMNLFNVFKVGKQTLVLMAFTLTAAFLTAYFAGKLLKLDGNTKTLIGVGSAICGGSAIAATAPVIHADDDEVAHSISTIFLFNVIAAFLFPFLGHALGMSDQSFGLWAGTAVNDTSSVVAAGYTFSNAAGNLAVIVKLTRTLMIVPVTLVLAVYTGRKRSNKGGYSITKIFPWFVLGFVLASVANTFLPLPAGMGSFLSQAGKFVIVMAMAAIGLNTNLVKLVKSGGRPILLGFLCWAVLSVTSLAVQHFILQV; this is translated from the coding sequence ATGAAAACATTGCTCAAAAAGCTGCCGGGCATTGCCCTGACGGCGGTGATCGCCATCCCCGCGTGGCTGATCGGAAAAATCATCCCCGTTGTGGGCAGCCCCGTTCTGGGTATCCTGTTCGGCATGCTGCTGGCTTTCTGGAAAAGGCCGCAGCAGTTCAACGACGGCATCGGTTACACTTCCAAAAAGCTGCTGCAGTACTCCATCATCCTGCTGGGCTTTGAAATGAACCTGTTCAACGTCTTTAAGGTCGGAAAGCAAACACTCGTGTTAATGGCCTTTACCCTTACGGCGGCCTTTCTGACCGCCTATTTTGCCGGTAAGCTTTTAAAGCTGGACGGCAACACCAAAACGCTGATCGGGGTCGGCTCCGCCATCTGCGGCGGGTCGGCGATTGCGGCGACCGCGCCCGTCATTCACGCGGACGACGACGAAGTCGCGCATTCCATTTCGACGATCTTTCTGTTCAACGTCATCGCCGCCTTCCTGTTTCCCTTTCTGGGACATGCTCTCGGCATGAGCGACCAGAGCTTCGGTCTTTGGGCGGGTACCGCGGTCAACGACACCTCCTCCGTTGTCGCCGCCGGGTACACGTTCAGCAACGCGGCGGGCAATCTGGCGGTCATTGTCAAGCTGACCAGAACGCTGATGATCGTTCCCGTTACGCTTGTGCTGGCGGTCTATACCGGCAGAAAGAGAAGCAACAAGGGAGGCTACAGCATCACAAAAATTTTTCCGTGGTTCGTGCTGGGGTTTGTTCTCGCTTCGGTCGCCAACACCTTCCTGCCCCTGCCCGCCGGGATGGGAAGCTTTTTATCACAGGCGGGCAAATTCGTCATTGTGATGGCCATGGCGGCAATCGGACTGAACACCAATCTGGTGAAGCTGGTAAAAAGCGGCGGCAGGCCGATTCTGCTCGGTTTTCTCTGCTGGGCGGTCCTTTCGGTCACATCCCTGGCGGTACAGCATTTTATTCTTCAGGTATAA